In one Halichondria panicea chromosome 4, odHalPani1.1, whole genome shotgun sequence genomic region, the following are encoded:
- the LOC135334593 gene encoding LOW QUALITY PROTEIN: uncharacterized protein LOC135334593 (The sequence of the model RefSeq protein was modified relative to this genomic sequence to represent the inferred CDS: deleted 2 bases in 1 codon; substituted 1 base at 1 genomic stop codon) yields the protein MTLYQLLLLLAAVVALTVSDDGKLANQTENWKKVAVPCQGIEFVDFILKSIENKTRVVLADCQNQNYVVNSNLNISFIDKLLIHRSQPNFSRIYCTSNTVISFTNVTNLYLENLYILNCGNERQNGGLKITNCTNVTLNGVTIENSWRTGLTMINVRGNVLMEYSNFLNNSRHQSNLTQQLLNSTYNDFHERGGGMQVMIGDGQANGSFMIRNCNFSRNSASHGGGLFLVLHEEATGNKITIDNTVFEHNDCQYGGGGVQIGYVQEDPNRNTITNNSILFKQCNFYQNTAKYGGGTTVFSTLGSLEFSKNVLTFSSCNWTNNSAILGLAMDISVAPWETLTSRRHLPSPVFIDCVFSGNRDTSVIRSPFILNKPRGILVVTKFRLEFRNFTLFIQNLGSAIEATSATLDFQPNSNVHFIENKGLQGAAMNLKASTEVIIRDNSFFLFKNNTTTYSGGAIYVEFSDKHSFFTSKRCFLRYVGGEEPKNVTLTFENNFAAVDSLSQQCQLKDENIRHHGDSIFATSVIPCFEKCIQSLRTDVSLPITDTLKCIGQFSFDELDTRRRQISTSPHHFAATETTSSFEYDNMCSVIVNITNNTMRRNPNYQPERFNPFEGPLHLIPGNQRRYHCGXYDLCAEVFFVVQVRVVSSEMNSLIIHTAHSVLTDNSLTLYGEENDTGHIQLTTFGIRAISVTIKVTMDQCPPGYIHDNYDGLKACQCSSIDGMNYHGIERCNVSEFRAYVKHGYWVGYVKNRSESSLASALCPKGFCINNTAPPKEHLLPANISEDISLYICNANRTGMICGSCKENHSAYYHSLSFYCGSSDLCHLGWLFYILSELIPVTILFLVVIVFNISFTSGPLNGVIFFIQMIDTLKIKAENFIWFDTPLHTIAQLYQSVFRMFTLNFFSHQHLSFCLIRHASAMDVLAFKYITIIYSLLLVFGTVFLLKICNFKLCGRSPPSLKGSIIHGLSGFLVMSYSECTRVSLMILTKSHVYVGSNSENVDFVTFYNGDYSYMGPEHLKYAIPAIIFIQTMVAIPPLLLLTYPLCYKLFALLRIEESKCVQMTCKMIIPLEKTKPLFDSIQGAFKDRYRFFAGLYFLYRLCALLSFTLSNTLTTHYTLTGALLVSMLTLHATFCPYKKRWHNILDAILFCNLIIINTITHYNYSLSFLKFDSTTLVTVMISLQCVLILLPLVYLIAFTIYSIVVKTKPLCTLRCHSSAQRNTEDDSDIILKILDERNIENSTEGSGYNYDNTLEPSDYTLMEDVKEKRSDID from the exons ATGACATTGTACCAGCTACTATTATTGCTCGCAGCTGTTGTTGCCCTAACAGTCTCTGACGACGGAAAACTTGCTAATCAAACAGAAAATTGGAAAAAGGTAGCAGTACCATGTCAAGGGATTGAATTTGTTGACTTTATTCTAAAAAGCATTGAGAACAAGACACGAGTAGTTTTAGCAGATTGCCAAAATCAAAACTATGTTGTAAATTCAAATCTAAACATTTCATTTATTGACAAACTTCTCATCCATAGAAGCCAGCCGAATTTCTCCAGAATATATTGCACATCGAACACGGTAATTAGCTTTACGAATGTCACGAACCTCTACTTGGAAAATCTTTACATATTAAACTGTGGGAATGAAAGGCAAAACGGAGGATTAAAAATAACCAACTGTACAAATGTCACACTAAATGGAGTTACAATTGAGAACAGCTGGAGAACTGGTTTGACAATGATCAACGTTAGAGGCAACGTACTAATGGAGTACAGCAATTTCTTGAATAATAGCAGGCACCAAAGCAACTTAACACAGCAACTCCTTAACAGCACTTACAATGACTTTCACGAGAGAGGAGGAGGTATGCAAGTAATGATAGGCGATGGTCAAGCAAATGGTTCCTTTATGATAAGGAACTGCAACTTCTCACGCAATTCTGCCTCTCACGGAGGAGGTCTATTTCTAGTACTTCACGAAGAGGCTACAGGAAACAAAATCACAATTGACAATACAGTTTTCGAGCACAATGATTGCCAATATGGTGGCGGAGGAGTGCAAATTGGGTATGTACAAGAGGATCCAAATAGAAACACAATCACAAACAACAGTATTCTCTTTAAACAATGTAATTTTTATCAAAATACAGCTAAATATGGAGGAGGTACAACAGTTTTTTCTACGCTAGGTTCACTCGAATTCTCAAAAAACGTTTTGACTTTCAGTTCCTGCAATTGGACAAACAATTCAGCGATTCTTGGACTGGCAATGGACATTTCTGTCGCACCTTGGGAAACTCTCACGTCACGGCGACACCTCCCTTCCCCCGTATTTATCGACTGTGTTTTTAGTGGGAACAGAGATACATCTGTCATCAGATCACCATTCATTCTCAACAAACCCAGAGGTATTTTGGTCGTAACCAAATTCAGATTGGAGTTTAGAAATTTTACACTTTTTATACAAAACTTAGGCTCTGCTATTGAAGCTACATCAGCAACATTGGACTTTCAACCCAATTCAAATGTGCATTTCATTGAAAACAAAGGCCTTCAAGGTGCTGCAATGAATTTGAAAGCATCAACAGAGGTAATCATTCGTGACAACTCGTTCTTTTTGTTTAAAAACAACACCACCACTTACAGTGGAGGTGCTATATATGTAGAATTTTCAGATAAACATTCTTTCTTCACTTCAAAACGTTGTTTCCTTAGGTATGTTGGTGGGGAAGAGCCTAAAAATGTCACACTTACATTTGAGAATAACTTTGCTGCAGTAGATTCTTTGAGCCAACAATGTCAGTTAAAAGACGAAAATATCAGACATCATGGTGATTCGATATTTGCTACTTCTGTTATACCTTGCTTTGAAAAATGCATTCAATCATTACGAACTGACGTATCACTGCCTATAACTGATACTCTCAAATGTATTGGACAGTTTTCGTTTGATGAACTTGACACTAGACGAAGACAAATATCCACATCTCCACACCATTTTGCAGCCACAGAAACTACCAGTAGCTTTGAATACGATAATATGTGCTCAGTAATTGTCAATATCACAAACAATACAATGAGGAGGAATCCCAACTATCAACCAGAAAGATTCAATCCATTTGAGGGACCACTTCATCTAATCCCTGGAAATCAACGAAGATACCACTGCGGCTAGTA CGATTTATGTGCTGAAGTTTTCTTCGTTGTACAAGTACGAGTAGTGTCATCTGAAATGAACTCACTAATTATCCACACCGCTCATTCAGTACTCACAGACAATTCTTTAACTCTTTACGGAGAAGAAAATGACACAGGACACATACAACTTACAACGTTTGGAATCCGAGCTATCAGCGTCACAATCAAAGTAACAATGGACCAGTGCCCTCCCGGTTACATACATGACAATTACGATGGATTAAAGGCATGCCAGTGCTCTAGTATTGACGGAATGAACTATCATGGGATTGAGAGATGTAATGTAAGTGAATTTAGAGCTTACGTAAAGCATGGATATTGGGTAGGATATGTTAAGAATCGCAGCGAATCAAGTTTAGCTAGTGCTCTGTGTCCAAAAGGATTTTGTATTAATAATACAGCCCCACCAAAAGAGCATTTACTGCCAGCAAACATTAGTGAGGATATAAGCCTGTATATTTGCAATGCTAACAGGACTGGTATGATTTGTGGATCATGTAAGGAGAACCATTCAGCCTACTATCATTCACTGTCTTTCTACTGTGGAAGTAGCGATCTGTGCCATCTGGGTTGGTTGTTTTATATCCTGTCTGAGCTTATCCCCGTTACGATACTGTTTCTGGTAGTAATCGTATTTAACATTTCTTTCACATCAGGGCCACTAAATGGAGTCATATTTTTCATTCAAATGATTGACACCCTAAAGATAAAAGCAGAGAATTTTATTTGGTTTGATACCCCATTGCATACCATAGCTCAACTTTATCAATCTGTTTTTCGGATGTTCACTTTAAATTTCTTTTCACATCAACACTTGTCGTTTTGTCTCATACGTCATGCTTCAGCTATGGATGTGCTAGCCTTTAAGTACATCACCATTATTTACAGCCTGCTACTTGTTTTTGGAACTGTTTTTTTACTGAAAATTTGTAACTTTAAGCTCTGTGGAAGATCTCCGCCTAGCCTCAAAGGTTCCATTATCCATGGTCTGTCTGGTTTCCTAGTGATGAGCTACTCAGAATGTACAAGAGTTTCTCTTATGATACTCACTAAATCACATGTCTATGTTGGATCTAATTCAGAAAATGTTGACTTTGTTACTTTCTACAATGGAGATTATTCGTACATGGGACCTGAGCATTTGAAATATGCCATTCCTGCTATCATTTTCATTCAAACTATGGTAGCAATACCTCCTCTGTTGCTACTCACCTACCCTTTGTGTTACAAGTTGTTTGCTCTGTTGAGGATAGAGGAATCAAAGTGTGTGCAGATGACCTGCAAGATGATCATCCCTCTAGAAAAAACCAAACCACTTTTCGATTCAATACAGGGTGCTTTCAAAGATCGCTATCGGTTTTTTGCTGGTCTCTACTTTCTCTATAGATTGTGTGCGCTACTATCCTTCACACTATCAAATACACTTactacacactacacactaacTGGAGCGCTGCTGGTTTCTATGCTTACTCTTCACGCTACATTTTGTCCATACAAAAAGAGGTGGCACAATATTTTGGATGCCATATTGTTTTGCAACCTAATTATCATCAACACGATAACGCATTACAACTACAGCCTCTCTTTTCTCAAATTTGACTCTACTACTCTAGTAACAGTGATGATCAGTTTGCAATGCGTACTAATACTTCTCCCATTAGTCTACTTGATTGCCTTTACTATATATTCAATAGTGGTGAAAACAAAACCACTATGCACACTCAGATGTCACAGTTCTGCTCAACGAAATACAGAAGACGATTCCGATATTATTCTGAAGATTTTGGATGAGAGGAACATTGAAAATTCAACAGAAGGCAGTGGCTACAACTATGACAATACATTAGAACCTAGTGATTACACCCTAATGGAAGATGTCAAGGAAAAGAGATCTGATATTGATTAA